A single Nostoc sp. PCC 7107 DNA region contains:
- a CDS encoding GAF domain-containing protein: MFKDNSQQILTDNAQTTIAQLPAPNHWGENSNGMRSNLGDRILEATATAVNALLTIDNFDEAVKTALQVMGESLDCDRLSVIEHFHIPSSTLPGWRSLYEWNATNIIAQISHPTTAQGTYAGIEEWYQRLYQGESISCLLAEMPEPFRSGQAAIGVKALFAVPIFVEELFWGVLSFDHCRQAKHPSTAELTLLKTAAACIGSAIQRQRIRQTEQKRTEELARVNQELQQRDRLLSVVAQVTKNLLDTEDIDLAIPQALQAIGTVANISRVQVILERQNPTTQTLQHCITYEWVAEGISAQIDHPTMAVIENDDAEFLLRELYVGRSMWYIVDKLPHPIKEQFQSLNIKSSGGVPLFIEGRYIGCVAFDDCVTPRHWSQQEMDVLTTAAEGIGAALHRKQLVAHLIQERASTVEKRVTELVRANESLRGCVNRLADEPDLETFWEHILLEASAQAQSYAAALFLYDASTNTSLMKRYVREGKVIPIHTDPEFAQFRLPISANIFSYWQEALFKGEVIFFNIEDNKKLLGARIKWHRAQGHRAIVRVPLILGDRPLGFIGLCFREPKTSLPPNIELIIALAQQATLAIHLTHLAEQSRQAAILEERNRMAREIHDTLAQAFTGVIVQLGAASRIIPQDLPEVQEHITQARELAREGLAEARRSVNALRPQILETQNLPTAFHHLVTQMSAVIHTQIICKVIGEIYPLTVDIENNLLRIGQEALTNAIKHASASEIVIELVYEPTQFILRVKDNGQGFAPESLAVVKGFGLMGIKERSDRIKAQLTIKSLPQPGTEITILIHRD; encoded by the coding sequence ATGTTCAAAGACAATAGTCAGCAAATCTTAACCGATAATGCACAGACAACGATCGCACAATTGCCAGCGCCGAACCATTGGGGAGAAAATAGCAATGGAATGCGCTCTAACTTGGGCGATCGCATTTTAGAAGCCACAGCTACAGCGGTAAATGCTTTACTCACCATTGATAACTTTGATGAAGCGGTAAAGACGGCTTTGCAAGTGATGGGAGAAAGTTTAGATTGCGATCGCTTGAGTGTGATTGAACATTTTCACATACCATCGTCTACTCTACCAGGTTGGCGATCACTGTATGAGTGGAATGCAACGAATATAATTGCTCAAATCTCCCATCCCACCACAGCCCAAGGAACCTACGCTGGAATTGAAGAATGGTATCAACGGCTGTACCAAGGTGAAAGTATTAGCTGTTTGCTCGCAGAAATGCCAGAACCGTTTCGCAGTGGACAAGCCGCAATCGGTGTAAAAGCACTGTTCGCTGTGCCGATTTTTGTCGAAGAACTATTTTGGGGAGTTTTGAGTTTTGATCACTGTCGTCAAGCCAAACACCCCAGCACCGCCGAATTAACATTGTTGAAAACCGCCGCCGCTTGTATTGGTAGTGCAATTCAGCGTCAACGCATCCGCCAAACCGAACAAAAACGGACGGAAGAATTAGCAAGAGTTAACCAAGAGTTACAACAACGAGATCGCCTCTTGTCTGTAGTTGCTCAAGTTACCAAAAATCTCCTAGACACGGAAGATATTGATTTAGCAATTCCTCAAGCTTTACAAGCGATCGGCACAGTCGCTAACATTAGTCGAGTGCAAGTTATCCTCGAACGCCAAAACCCAACCACCCAAACATTACAACACTGCATCACCTACGAATGGGTAGCGGAAGGTATCTCTGCCCAAATTGATCATCCGACAATGGCAGTCATTGAGAATGATGATGCCGAATTTTTGCTGAGAGAACTATATGTAGGTCGTTCTATGTGGTATATAGTTGATAAATTGCCCCATCCCATCAAAGAGCAATTTCAATCACTGAACATCAAATCATCTGGCGGCGTACCCTTATTCATCGAAGGACGCTACATCGGTTGTGTGGCTTTTGATGATTGTGTCACGCCGCGCCATTGGAGTCAGCAAGAAATGGATGTCCTCACTACTGCGGCTGAGGGAATTGGAGCCGCACTGCATCGCAAACAATTAGTTGCACATCTCATTCAAGAACGCGCCAGTACTGTAGAAAAACGAGTCACAGAATTAGTCAGAGCCAATGAATCACTGCGTGGCTGTGTAAATCGCCTGGCAGATGAACCAGATTTAGAAACCTTCTGGGAACATATTTTACTAGAAGCCTCCGCCCAAGCTCAATCTTATGCCGCCGCTTTGTTTTTGTATGACGCATCAACCAACACTAGTTTGATGAAACGCTATGTTAGGGAAGGTAAGGTGATTCCTATCCACACAGATCCCGAATTTGCTCAATTTCGCCTGCCAATTTCGGCAAATATTTTTTCTTATTGGCAAGAGGCGCTATTTAAAGGCGAGGTAATTTTTTTTAATATTGAGGATAACAAGAAACTGCTCGGCGCAAGAATTAAATGGCATCGCGCTCAAGGACATCGTGCTATTGTACGTGTACCTTTAATTTTAGGCGATCGCCCTTTGGGATTCATTGGTTTGTGTTTTCGAGAACCCAAGACTAGCTTACCGCCAAATATTGAATTGATTATCGCCCTAGCACAGCAAGCCACCTTAGCCATCCATTTAACTCATCTTGCTGAACAAAGTCGTCAAGCCGCAATTTTAGAAGAACGCAACCGGATGGCACGAGAAATTCATGATACCTTAGCGCAAGCCTTCACTGGTGTTATCGTCCAATTGGGTGCAGCCTCCCGCATCATTCCCCAAGATTTACCAGAAGTGCAAGAACACATCACCCAAGCCAGAGAATTAGCGCGAGAAGGTTTAGCCGAAGCGAGGCGTTCGGTAAATGCCCTACGTCCCCAAATTTTAGAAACGCAGAATTTACCCACAGCCTTTCATCACCTTGTAACGCAGATGTCTGCGGTGATTCATACTCAGATTATCTGCAAAGTGATTGGGGAAATTTATCCCTTGACAGTCGATATCGAAAACAACTTGTTACGCATTGGCCAAGAAGCATTGACAAACGCCATTAAACACGCTTCTGCCAGTGAGATTGTGATTGAATTGGTGTATGAACCGACGCAATTTATCTTACGGGTGAAAGACAATGGCCAGGGATTTGCACCAGAGAGTTTAGCTGTTGTCAAAGGTTTTGGCTTGATGGGAATCAAAGAAAGAAGCGATCGCATCAAAGCCCAATTAACCATTAAAAGTTTGCCACAACCAGGCACAGAAATTACCATCCTGATTCATCGAGACTAA